A window of the Hordeum vulgare subsp. vulgare chromosome 5H, MorexV3_pseudomolecules_assembly, whole genome shotgun sequence genome harbors these coding sequences:
- the LOC123398841 gene encoding uncharacterized protein LOC123398841: MCRPFPPLFVPLVLLLLTWTSPPASAEAADAPSAVGCSRSAEAASRVVAESCTDDIVRSFFGVRGSDLCCHALQTAGAGCYRAVFSVSPFADLYTTILANVCGLAVAPSPGERSYY; the protein is encoded by the coding sequence ATGTGCCGGCCATTCCCTCCATTGTTCGTCCCACTAGTCCTGCTGCTGCTAACATGGACCTCGCCACCCGCCTCAGCCGAGGCCGCGGATGCGCCGTCCGCCGTCGGCTGCAGCCGGAGCGCGGAGGCAGCGTCGCGGGTGGTGGCGGAGAGCTGCACGGACGACATCGTCAGGTCCTTCTTCGGCGTGCGCGGCAGCGACCTCTGCTGCCATGCGCTGCAGACGGCCGGCGCCGGGTGCTACCGCGCGGTGTTCTCCGTCTCCCCGTTCGCCGATCTCTACACGACTATCCTCGCTAACGTCTGCGGCCTCGCCGTAGCTCCCAGCCCCGGAGAACGGTCGTACTACTAA